ctttttgcaatttttccaattttagtATCAAAATACATGATTGGCGCTTaagttttcataaataaacaatttagcTTCTGAGCGGTTCATGTGTAGATAGAAGATGATATTCAAAAGTACTTTTATTGCAAATGATTTTGAAATCTTTAAATCTCTTGAAAGATgcattatctaaaaaatattaaaattaataactattttgtttcgaaagaaaataactcgtgctttatatatttaaatataacacgAAACCAACATacagtatattatttatttttaaaacttataaattacatCAAATGATTGTTAAAAAGGTCCACTCTGGTCCACACAATTTTTCAGCAGTAtctagataaaatattttgcatgatctatatatttatgaaaattaacgCTATTACTCCATaacgataatatatttacacttCTTTACGAATTTTTgcttctattaaattttgatttttgctgTTTTCACATTTTCGCTTTCCAGTTGATTTCGgtttagtattaatttttgcagaaaatacaATAGCTTGTGCCCATCCAGCTAATGGACCCCATAATTCTCGTAAATAATTGCTAACTTCAGCATGGATTTTTGGCGTAACCGTTTTCTGCTTTTTTAAATGTGGCAAGTAATTTGCTTGTGCAATTTGGAAAATATGAGTATCTACGGGTATAGCATCTAAGTGGTCTAATGACATTAAACATATGCAATCAGCAACTTTGGGACCAATTCCTGGCAGAGTCATTAGTTGTTCTTTAGCGATaagataagaattattttcccTTTGTAGATCTGAAAGCCAACTTTTTCCACCTAATGTAGATAAACATTTTGCTGCATTGACTATATATGCAGCACGATAtccaaatttttctctttttaatatattttccacatttttctCCTTCAAAGTTTCTATTGTCGGAAAatcataatattctttattttcaattgagCATATTTTCTGACCAAATAACAAACACATTTTTTCAACCATGCTTGATATCCTGGAACAAACATATATTCaacagtataaatttattttacttgttagacatatttttgaagaatataccttgatatattattattagagctacatataaatgaaaataaattctctacAACATCTTGCTTCAGAATTCGTATagcattattttcatttaaatgcTTCTGAAAATGTGCATCTACTTCCAcccattttttataatgttccTGTAAGGATATTgataatctaaaatattcaaataaaatattgtcataatTTACAGAATCCTTTAATTGTCCTTGTACAGTATACAATAAATGGGTATCATTTTGAGACAAAGTCCAAAGATATCCATTAAAGATACCTCTGTAGCCACTGTCACAATCTGTCCATCTGAAACAAAAGTTATGGTTTGAAGACAAAGTTCTAAAAAGAcactaaatattaatgtaacagtaatttattaatcactaatcacaaaatatttctaaattgttGGGAAtgatagtatttttttattacatattttcatacaactaaatattttgcttataaaatctttatcacCAAACTACTTATATtgcgaaattttttcttaattcccattatacttttattacgcacataaaagcatttttattttacgtatagTCACGTGGTTactaataaatgtaaataatgagAGAGCAACACAaaagaactttatttttatgaagtcAGCTGATTCACGGATAGCATCACGATATGATGCTTCACAACGCGAACAATCGACTGTAATTTAATCAGAATCATCAATTATTACCTAAAACTTTGACCACCGTGCAACGTCAGACCAAGATTCAATTCCGCACGTAAACAAGGGATGCTACCTTGTTTTATGTTCATTTTACACGTATTGTATAGTTTTTTAGTAACATTACGCAGGCTCATTCAAGTctctgataaatattattattattacaatgtttttCCTCAATTTCGTatcataacaaaatttatctgCATCAAGAAGAATTTTGTATCAACATGAGACCGCTCTTACACACTGCTGTGGATTGTGGAATGAAGAAATGGATCCTGCGCATGTGCAATAACATAACCCTAGCAGACATTATATATAGGTTTGTTTGGATTTGTTCGCGTCGCATGCCTCAACATGCTCCTATCACGTATTCattttgtaacaataaatgtatgtttCATCATCGGATTCTTCGCggaaaagaaatgttaaaacaGGTAAatgttcattaattaaataaattaaaaccaatttatcaatttgttGTGTTTGACATATTGCATATGccgatatatattatgtaataaatttattcattttagtcgctacaaaattaataaattcttttcttatatACGTGTAATGTTAATtctatatgtttaatataaaacttaacgTGCTCTATCGGCATAAGTAgtaggaaaaaaatatgtatataatgcaGAATGTCCCAGACCCGTAACATccgttaatggcagattcctgaaatatttggagacgaaaatcttaataccaaatTGTCGAGATTTATAGTTTcgcaatagtttttaaatggaaagtgTTTAAAATTGATCAGATTGTCAAAAAGTCGCGTGTTCAGGCATGTTGCACATTGAAGATGAATTTGTTTATGACACACTTCATGTGAAAGCTTTGATAGTTCAATGCATGCACATCGCGTTTCAATGTcaacatttcaaaaaaataacaataaataaataaataaaaataaatttataaataagttccaaatgaatttataaagttatttcaataatagtgcataaattatatagccTCGATATTTTAGTTATTCTATCGACATTAAGATTTTTGTCTCCAAATAATCTCAGGAATCTGTTATTAACGAGTGTTATGATATAgaacattttgtatataatttgtatttttctgcTAATATTTTGCCAATAATACATACAAAGtactatattaattattacgataATTACTATACATTACTATTACAAGACTAGATTATGATAATTGTttgtatatgaaataattttgaaatagacTATCAAAGTTATCTTTGGTTTCAATCTTTCTATGTGACACATGTTCTGTGAAAT
The nucleotide sequence above comes from Linepithema humile isolate Giens D197 chromosome 4, Lhum_UNIL_v1.0, whole genome shotgun sequence. Encoded proteins:
- the Ogg1 gene encoding N-glycosylase/DNA lyase, which gives rise to MSLRNVTKKLYNTCKMNIKQGSIPCLRAELNLGLTLHGGQSFRWTDCDSGYRGIFNGYLWTLSQNDTHLLYTVQGQLKDSVNYDNILFEYFRLSISLQEHYKKWVEVDAHFQKHLNENNAIRILKQDVVENLFSFICSSNNNISRISSMVEKMCLLFGQKICSIENKEYYDFPTIETLKEKNVENILKREKFGYRAAYIVNAAKCLSTLGGKSWLSDLQRENNSYLIAKEQLMTLPGIGPKVADCICLMSLDHLDAIPVDTHIFQIAQANYLPHLKKQKTVTPKIHAEVSNYLRELWGPLAGWAQAIVFSAKINTKPKSTGKRKCENSKNQNLIEAKIRKEV